A genomic segment from Acyrthosiphon pisum isolate AL4f chromosome A3, pea_aphid_22Mar2018_4r6ur, whole genome shotgun sequence encodes:
- the LOC100169124 gene encoding crossover junction endonuclease MUS81: MSPRAAKSKTRQTPNPLFEKWISEWLKEATEKGLEVRHGYQRALSSLRKCPLPFKSGKECLILKFFGPKLCARLDKQLEQHNKISSGSDEGIMADISKNTKLVNVLQPSTSNQSQNSMISLTHDDLPKSNPAITEKEKIVLWPNEFTVMLLIDTGESSSLRKTNVDKVISELSSLNVTFEMRRLSVGDFAWICRDRSGKELMLPYILERKRLDDLSGSIQDGRFHEQKFRLKQCGLENKIYLVENEKKYHGLPISHLQQALANTEVIDGFTIVRTENHLESMKYIANFSNILTNMFKDKTLTTHIDEVDSGYGNSSNVVKLISFKTFSSGSAKNKNMTVRDMLIRQLLQIRGLSVHKAFAIVEQYPSPKLLVNAFRRSDNPLLLANISYGIPIKTVGPAISKTLFQIYSAK, from the exons gcATTGAGTTCATTGCGAAAATGTCCATTGCCATTTAAAAGCGGAAAAGAATgtttaattctaaaattttttGGTCCAAAATTATGTGCCAGATTAGACAAGCAGCTTgaacaacataataaaatatcctcagGTTCAg ATGAAGGTATTATGGCTGACAtttctaaaaatacaaaacttgTCAATGTCTTACAACCCTCAACAAGTAATCAAAGtcagaattcaatgatatctcTGACTCACGATGATTTGcct AAAAGCAATCCTGCCATTACAGAGAAGGAAAAGATTGTTTTGTGGCCAAATGAATTTACTGTTATGTTGCTCATTGATACAGGCGAATCAAGTAGTTTACG aaaaaccaACGTGGACAAAGTAATTTCAGAATTGTCATCTTTAAATGTGACTTTTGAAATGAGACGATTGAGTGTCGGAGATTTTGCCTGGATTTGTCGTGACAGAAGTGGAAAAGAACTCATGCTACCCTATATACTAGAACGAAAACGATTAGATGATCTATCAGGTAGCATTCAAGATGGCCGTTTTCACGAACAGAAA tttagatTAAAACAATGTGGACTTGAAAACAAAATCTATCTAGttgagaatgaaaaaaaatatcatggatTACCAATATCTCATTTACAACAAGCATTGGCAAACACGGAGGTCATAGATGGATTTACAATTGTAAGAACTGAAAATCATTTGGAATCTATGAAATATATTGCCAACTTTTCtaatatacttacaaatatGTTCAAG GACAAAACGCTTACAACTCATATTGATGAAGTAGATTCGGGTTATGGAAACTCCTCAAATGTAGTAAAACTCATatcttttaaaactttttcctCAGGTTCTGCAAAAAACAAG AACATGACTGTACGAGATATGCTGATTCGGCAATTGCTTCAGATCCGAGGATTGTCTGTTCATAAAGCATTTGCAATTGTTGAGCAATACCCTAGTCCAAAATTACTTGTTAACGCATTTAGAAGATCAGATAATCCATTATTATTGGCAAATATATCCTATGGTATACCAATCAAAACTGTTGGGCCAGCCATCAGCAAgacattatttcaaatatactctgcaaaataa
- the LOC103308689 gene encoding uncharacterized protein LOC103308689: MKNPAFQGQQTVDYTSDFDGHKPIYQKQYGNTDFQSSKLLSQTGQFSTGNNEPINSKYNSVFNKLDQLEHEILGAKSTVNINKGNVQTAYSTNHNVKSMPVQTSQQESHFSKTINENTQYIEPESETYSKSLKKNSKLVVQQDTIENHQTLNNDNFSENLTTPSSVWRKIGDKFKGTIENAKNKAQQLATNINDKVGFSSIAGNPC; the protein is encoded by the coding sequence ATGAAAAATCCAGCATTTCAAGGACAACAAACTGTTGACTATACAAGTGATTTTGATGGACACAAACCAATATACCAAAAACAATATGGAAATACAGACTTTCAATCATCAAAATTGTTGTCACAAACTGGACAATTCTCAACAGGTAATAATGAACCTATCAACTCTAAATATAATAGTGTCTTCAATAAGTTAGATCAATTGGAACATGAAATTCTTGGTGCAAAAAGCACAGTGAACATAAACAAGGGCAATGTTCAAACAGCCTATTCAACTAACCATAATGTAAAAAGCATGCCTGTGCAAACAAGTCAACAAGAGTCCCATTTTTCAAAAACCATAAATGAAAACACACAATATATAGAGCCAGAATCTGAAACTTAttctaaatcattaaaaaaaaattcaaaattagtcGTACAACAAGATACAATTGAAAATCATCAgactttaaataatgataatttctCAGAAAATCTAACTACACCATCTTCAGTTTGGAGAAAAATTGGAGATAAATTTAAAGGTACCATTGAAAATGCGAAAAACAAAGCCCAACAGTTAGCaactaatattaatgataaagtaGGCTTTTCAAGTATAGCTGGAAATCCATGTTAA